In the genome of Bradyrhizobium sp. CIAT3101, one region contains:
- a CDS encoding tripartite tricarboxylate transporter substrate binding protein — MRGVMRRTFLVACAAVLFSGVAGAQDYPSRPVKIIVPFPAGGSNDIIARIVAQKLTERNGQNFLVENRGGAGGNIGAEAVASAEADGYTLLLTAPPPLTINGSLYKKLPFDPAKAFAPVALIASVPIVLVVNPSVQAKNVGELIALAKAKPGTLNFGSSGIGSTNHLAGELLKSMAGIDIVHVPYRGAAPAMNDLLAGQIPFIFDNMPAVLPQVQGKAINAIAVAGAKRAEALPDVPTVGETVPGFEASSWFGLVAPAKTPAPALAKLSGELETILKMPDVKKRLAELGAEPGTVFGDAFGQFMTDETAKWGKLVKASGATVD, encoded by the coding sequence ATGCGCGGGGTTATGCGACGCACCTTTCTGGTCGCCTGCGCGGCCGTCCTATTCTCCGGCGTTGCGGGTGCGCAGGATTATCCCTCCCGGCCCGTCAAGATCATCGTGCCGTTCCCGGCCGGCGGGTCCAACGACATCATCGCCCGCATCGTTGCCCAGAAGCTGACCGAGCGGAACGGTCAGAATTTCTTGGTGGAGAACCGTGGTGGTGCCGGCGGCAATATCGGCGCCGAGGCGGTCGCAAGCGCAGAGGCCGACGGCTATACCCTGTTGCTGACCGCGCCGCCGCCGCTGACGATCAACGGTTCCCTCTACAAGAAGCTGCCGTTTGATCCGGCAAAGGCCTTTGCGCCGGTGGCGCTGATTGCCTCGGTGCCGATCGTGCTGGTCGTCAATCCTTCGGTGCAGGCGAAGAATGTCGGCGAGCTGATTGCGCTGGCCAAGGCCAAGCCGGGCACGCTGAATTTCGGCTCGTCGGGTATCGGGTCGACCAATCATCTCGCCGGCGAGCTGCTGAAGAGCATGGCCGGCATCGATATCGTGCACGTGCCGTATCGTGGTGCGGCGCCGGCGATGAACGATCTGCTTGCGGGCCAGATCCCCTTCATATTCGACAACATGCCGGCAGTGCTGCCGCAGGTGCAAGGCAAGGCCATCAACGCGATCGCGGTGGCCGGTGCCAAGCGGGCGGAAGCGCTGCCTGATGTGCCGACGGTCGGCGAGACCGTGCCGGGCTTCGAGGCCTCCTCCTGGTTCGGACTGGTGGCGCCGGCCAAGACGCCTGCGCCGGCGCTCGCCAAGCTGAGCGGCGAGCTCGAGACGATCCTGAAGATGCCTGACGTCAAGAAGCGGCTTGCCGAGCTCGGGGCCGAGCCCGGCACGGTGTTCGGCGATGCGTTCGGGCAATTCATGACGGACGAGACTGCAAAGTGGGGCAAACTCGTCAAAGCCTCCGGCGCCACAGTGGACTGA
- a CDS encoding SDR family oxidoreductase, translating to MDLNLGGKVAVVTGGSIGIGRAIAAELAREQAHVVIVARDAERLAASAQDMSRDTGRRVIACAGDMTRPDDIARAMDTAREVFGRVDILVNNAGASPMGRIAETPDAIWAKSIELKLLGYMRCARNVLPEMRDRRWGRIINIIGRSGHQPRAAYMAGGAVNAALLNFTLALAEECAPDNVLVTGVNPGPVQTDRWDSLISQGAAISGQDQGATNAAAIASVPLGRVGQPDEVSGIVAFLCSDRASFITGTCINVDGGGTRCI from the coding sequence ATGGATCTGAATCTGGGCGGCAAGGTTGCCGTCGTCACCGGCGGCAGCATCGGCATCGGCCGGGCCATTGCTGCCGAGCTTGCGCGCGAGCAGGCGCATGTCGTCATCGTGGCCCGCGATGCCGAGCGCCTTGCCGCGTCCGCGCAAGACATGTCGCGGGACACCGGCCGGCGGGTGATTGCTTGTGCCGGCGACATGACCAGGCCGGACGACATCGCCCGCGCAATGGATACCGCGCGCGAGGTCTTTGGCCGCGTCGACATCCTCGTCAATAATGCCGGCGCCTCGCCGATGGGCCGGATCGCGGAAACGCCTGATGCGATCTGGGCCAAGTCGATCGAGCTGAAACTGCTGGGCTACATGCGTTGTGCGCGCAATGTGCTGCCGGAGATGCGCGACCGCCGCTGGGGACGCATCATCAACATCATCGGTCGCAGCGGGCATCAGCCGCGCGCGGCCTATATGGCGGGCGGCGCGGTCAACGCGGCGCTGCTCAACTTCACGCTCGCGCTCGCCGAGGAATGCGCGCCTGACAATGTGCTGGTTACCGGCGTCAATCCCGGTCCGGTGCAGACCGATCGCTGGGACAGCCTGATCTCCCAGGGGGCGGCCATCTCCGGACAGGATCAGGGCGCAACCAATGCGGCAGCCATCGCCTCGGTTCCGCTTGGCCGCGTTGGACAACCGGACGAGGTGTCGGGGATCGTTGCGTTCCTCTGTTCAGACCGCGCATCCTTCATTACGGGTACCTGCATCAATGTCGATGGCGGTGGAACGAGGTGTATCTGA
- a CDS encoding alpha/beta hydrolase: MASELRKIGVSDDCELAVRVDDYLLPWDTKPPVVMLHGLAESGEAFRRWVPYFATHHLVVRPDLRGYGDSTPMQGTYVYRFAGLGDDIIRMLDALKLDRVFLIGGKIGGTLAMYLTAKHPDRVIAVAAVGAPASLTSFNERAPTWRKQIREQGVEAWVRETTAGRLGSSLPPAAFDWWISLMSKTKASTLEAFLQMVPTVDVTSELPAIKRPALVITTTGSGLGDVASVKAWQETIPGSKLEVLPGDSYHVAATDPDVCARKVREFFDRVAT, from the coding sequence ATGGCTAGCGAACTGCGGAAGATCGGTGTCAGCGACGATTGCGAGCTTGCGGTTCGCGTCGACGATTATCTCCTGCCGTGGGACACCAAGCCGCCGGTCGTGATGCTTCATGGGCTCGCCGAGAGCGGCGAGGCGTTCCGGCGCTGGGTGCCGTATTTTGCCACGCATCATCTGGTGGTGAGGCCCGATCTTCGCGGCTACGGCGATTCGACGCCGATGCAGGGCACTTATGTCTATCGCTTCGCCGGCCTCGGCGACGATATCATTCGGATGCTGGATGCGCTGAAGCTCGATCGCGTGTTCCTGATCGGCGGCAAGATCGGCGGCACGCTGGCGATGTATCTCACGGCCAAGCACCCGGATCGCGTGATCGCGGTTGCCGCGGTCGGCGCGCCGGCGTCGCTGACCTCGTTCAACGAGCGGGCGCCGACCTGGCGCAAGCAGATCCGCGAGCAGGGCGTCGAAGCCTGGGTCCGCGAGACCACGGCCGGCCGGCTCGGCTCGTCGCTGCCGCCGGCGGCGTTCGACTGGTGGATCAGCCTGATGTCGAAGACCAAGGCGTCGACGCTGGAAGCGTTCCTTCAGATGGTGCCGACGGTCGACGTCACCAGCGAGCTCCCGGCCATCAAGCGCCCGGCGCTGGTGATCACCACGACCGGCTCGGGGCTCGGCGACGTTGCGTCCGTGAAGGCGTGGCAGGAGACGATCCCGGGCTCGAAGCTCGAAGTGCTGCCGGGCGATTCCTATCATGTCGCCGCGACGGACCCCGACGTCTGCGCGCGAAAGGTGCGCGAGTTCTTCGATCGCGTCGCGACTTAA
- a CDS encoding fumarylacetoacetate hydrolase family protein: protein MTKTTRRSVLTAAAAMTATGLADASPAAAQAAPKPIFPVPMVAIPIVGETSVFQVRRIYCIGRNYAAHAIERGSDPNREPPFFFQKPTDAIQNVAIGEVADHPYPSLTKNYHHEVELVAALKSGGTNIPAEKALDHVYGYALGLDMTRRDLQNGMAAEKKPWEIGKSFDHAAVIGPIHPVSKTGHFEKGAISLAINGTVKQSSDLSKMIWSVAEQIAKLSEAFELKAGDIIYSGTPENVGPVAKGDVLLCKLEGLPDMSIKIV, encoded by the coding sequence ATGACAAAAACCACCCGACGCAGCGTGCTCACTGCCGCAGCCGCGATGACCGCTACAGGCCTCGCAGATGCGTCGCCGGCCGCAGCGCAGGCTGCGCCCAAGCCGATCTTCCCGGTGCCGATGGTCGCGATCCCGATCGTCGGCGAGACGAGCGTGTTCCAGGTCCGCCGCATTTACTGCATCGGCCGCAACTATGCCGCGCACGCGATCGAGCGTGGCTCGGATCCGAACCGCGAGCCGCCGTTCTTCTTCCAGAAGCCGACGGATGCGATCCAGAACGTTGCGATCGGCGAGGTCGCCGATCATCCCTATCCGTCGCTGACCAAGAACTACCACCACGAGGTCGAGCTGGTCGCGGCGCTGAAATCCGGCGGGACCAACATCCCGGCCGAGAAAGCGCTCGACCATGTCTATGGCTACGCACTCGGCCTCGACATGACCCGGCGCGATCTTCAGAACGGCATGGCCGCGGAGAAGAAGCCGTGGGAGATCGGCAAGAGCTTTGACCATGCTGCGGTGATCGGCCCGATCCATCCCGTGAGCAAGACCGGTCATTTCGAGAAGGGTGCGATTTCGCTCGCGATCAACGGCACCGTGAAGCAGAGCTCGGACCTCAGCAAGATGATCTGGAGCGTCGCCGAGCAGATCGCGAAGCTTTCGGAAGCGTTCGAGCTGAAGGCTGGCGACATCATCTATTCCGGAACGCCGGAGAATGTCGGCCCCGTGGCGAAGGGCGATGTGCTGTTGTGCAAGCTCGAAGGCTTGCCCGATATGTCGATCAAGATCGTCTGA
- a CDS encoding transporter substrate-binding domain-containing protein, protein MLRLGLIATLGLVALMTGAPEVKAEGALEVAPTGTLRVAVAVGPAASAFWTTRDPATGKPRGVTVELAKAAAGMLHLPLQLVEYQSSDEIAAASGKDVWDLSFMPADVKREAFVDQGPAYVAYMSGYLIRAGSDIRSVADVDRAGMRVGCIEGTSTSRTVEKSLKQAKLTKFVKPEQAAELIGKGELDALAMGMGALEDLSRKLPGTKVLDEVVQSTGVVVVVPKGKTVAKVWAAQFLTEAKADGTVRRALDSNGFTADKVAP, encoded by the coding sequence ATGTTGCGGCTCGGCTTGATCGCCACGTTGGGATTGGTCGCTCTCATGACCGGTGCTCCCGAGGTGAAAGCCGAGGGTGCGCTCGAGGTTGCGCCGACGGGAACATTGCGCGTGGCGGTAGCCGTCGGTCCCGCCGCGTCGGCGTTCTGGACGACGCGCGATCCCGCGACCGGGAAGCCGCGCGGCGTCACGGTCGAACTGGCCAAGGCTGCCGCCGGGATGCTCCACCTTCCGCTGCAGCTCGTCGAATACCAAAGCTCGGACGAGATCGCCGCTGCCAGCGGCAAGGACGTCTGGGATCTCTCCTTCATGCCGGCTGACGTCAAGCGCGAAGCGTTCGTGGACCAGGGGCCGGCCTACGTCGCCTATATGAGCGGCTATCTCATCCGCGCGGGTTCGGACATCCGCTCTGTTGCGGATGTCGATCGCGCGGGCATGCGGGTCGGATGCATCGAGGGAACGTCGACGTCGCGGACGGTCGAGAAATCGCTGAAGCAGGCGAAGCTCACGAAGTTCGTCAAGCCGGAACAGGCGGCCGAGCTGATCGGCAAGGGCGAGCTCGATGCGCTCGCAATGGGCATGGGGGCGCTGGAAGACCTCTCGCGAAAACTGCCGGGAACGAAGGTGCTGGACGAAGTGGTTCAGTCGACCGGCGTGGTCGTGGTCGTGCCGAAGGGCAAGACCGTCGCGAAGGTCTGGGCCGCGCAATTCCTGACGGAGGCCAAGGCTGACGGCACAGTCCGCCGTGCGCTCGACAGCAACGGCTTTACGGCCGACAAGGTCGCGCCTTAG
- a CDS encoding IclR family transcriptional regulator, protein MIVRQAANVLEIMEFFAQTRKPATLAEIADHFGWPRSSTFNLLATLSEKGYLYEPRPRAGFYPTPRWLAMARMISEVEPLPPWTHTLIADLSAETGETASIVAPAGVMAVFIDVVESQAAIRYFATIGHRVPIHATASGRALLLQYSPEERDSVYRKIEFKQYGPSTPISIEAVEAELRNSIERGYCQSFADYSRDLAGAAIPLPIGDRRLSVVVAGPEFRIGPKVAEVASLIARTVDRLRPKTAA, encoded by the coding sequence ATGATCGTTCGCCAAGCCGCAAACGTCCTGGAGATCATGGAATTCTTCGCACAAACGAGGAAGCCGGCGACGCTTGCCGAAATCGCCGATCATTTCGGCTGGCCGCGCTCGTCGACCTTCAACCTGCTCGCGACGCTGTCGGAGAAGGGTTATCTCTACGAACCCCGGCCGCGCGCCGGCTTCTATCCGACGCCGCGATGGCTGGCGATGGCGCGGATGATCTCAGAAGTCGAGCCGCTGCCGCCGTGGACGCATACGTTGATCGCAGATCTCTCGGCCGAGACCGGCGAGACCGCGTCCATCGTGGCGCCCGCGGGCGTCATGGCTGTCTTCATCGACGTCGTCGAATCCCAGGCCGCGATCCGCTATTTCGCCACCATCGGCCACCGCGTGCCGATCCACGCCACCGCGAGCGGTCGCGCGCTGCTGCTGCAATATTCGCCGGAGGAGCGCGACTCCGTCTATCGCAAGATCGAGTTCAAGCAATATGGTCCGTCGACCCCGATCAGCATCGAGGCGGTGGAGGCCGAGCTGCGCAATTCGATCGAGCGTGGTTACTGCCAGAGCTTTGCCGACTACAGCCGCGACCTCGCTGGTGCTGCGATCCCGCTGCCGATCGGCGACCGCCGCCTGTCGGTCGTCGTCGCGGGGCCGGAATTCCGGATCGGGCCGAAGGTGGCGGAAGTCGCGTCGTTGATCGCGCGGACGGTGGATCGGCTGCGGCCGAAGACGGCGGCGTAG
- a CDS encoding CoA ester lyase has product MRSMLFVPGDSPRKFEKASEGRADALIIDLEDSVVTDKKPEARTLTLAMLKSRPGPHQLYVRVNALDTGMTLTDLAAVMPGRPDGIVLPKSQGGDDVRQVATWLEALEAAAGIAVGTTRIVCVATETASSIFGLGSYKGCSPRLAGLMWGAEDLSASLGATEKASGGVFHSPYRLARDLCLMAAAAAEVAPIDTVYTDIDNLAGLEQETRAARRDGFSAKALIHPKHVDVVNAAFAPTDAERTWAEKVIAAFASNPNSGTLRLDGQMIDKPHLRAAKKILGES; this is encoded by the coding sequence ATGCGTTCCATGCTGTTCGTGCCGGGCGATTCCCCGCGCAAGTTCGAGAAGGCCAGCGAAGGCAGGGCCGACGCGCTGATCATCGATCTCGAGGATTCCGTCGTCACCGACAAGAAGCCGGAGGCGCGCACCCTGACGCTGGCGATGCTGAAGAGCCGACCCGGCCCGCATCAGCTCTACGTCCGCGTCAACGCGCTCGATACCGGCATGACGCTGACCGATCTCGCCGCGGTGATGCCGGGCAGGCCCGACGGCATCGTGCTGCCAAAATCGCAAGGCGGTGACGACGTGCGGCAAGTCGCGACCTGGCTCGAAGCCTTGGAGGCGGCCGCCGGCATCGCCGTCGGCACGACGCGTATCGTTTGCGTTGCGACCGAGACGGCAAGCTCCATCTTCGGTCTCGGCAGCTACAAGGGCTGCTCCCCTCGCCTCGCCGGCCTGATGTGGGGCGCGGAGGATCTCTCGGCCTCGCTCGGCGCCACCGAGAAGGCTTCGGGCGGCGTGTTCCACAGCCCCTATCGCCTCGCGCGTGACCTCTGCCTGATGGCGGCGGCCGCGGCGGAAGTCGCACCGATCGACACCGTCTATACCGACATCGACAATCTCGCCGGCCTCGAGCAGGAGACGCGCGCGGCGCGGCGCGACGGGTTTTCGGCGAAGGCGTTGATCCACCCCAAACATGTCGATGTCGTCAACGCGGCGTTCGCGCCGACGGATGCCGAGCGCACCTGGGCAGAGAAGGTGATCGCGGCGTTCGCGAGCAATCCGAACTCCGGTACGCTGCGGCTCGACGGCCAGATGATCGACAAGCCGCATCTTCGCGCCGCGAAGAAGATCCTCGGCGAGAGCTAG
- a CDS encoding MaoC family dehydratase, whose translation MAGLYFEDFSVGQEFRHPLTRTVTEMDNTMFSLLTLNPQPLHIDAHFSEKTEFGQRIFNSLYTLGIMIGMTVYDTTMGTTVANLGMTDVTFPKPVFHGDTLRATTKVLSLRESKSRPKAGIVEFEHHALNQNDEIVGKCRRMAMMHKRPV comes from the coding sequence ATGGCCGGACTTTATTTCGAGGACTTTTCCGTGGGCCAGGAGTTCAGGCATCCGCTGACCCGGACCGTCACGGAAATGGACAACACCATGTTCAGCCTGCTGACGCTCAATCCGCAGCCGCTGCATATCGACGCGCATTTCTCGGAAAAGACCGAGTTCGGCCAGCGCATTTTCAACAGCCTTTACACCCTCGGCATCATGATCGGCATGACGGTCTATGATACGACCATGGGCACCACCGTTGCCAATCTCGGCATGACCGACGTGACTTTTCCAAAACCGGTCTTCCATGGCGACACCTTGCGGGCGACGACGAAGGTGCTTTCGTTGAGGGAATCCAAATCGCGCCCGAAGGCGGGCATCGTCGAGTTCGAGCATCATGCCTTGAACCAGAACGACGAGATCGTCGGCAAATGCCGCCGCATGGCGATGATGCACAAGAGGCCGGTCTGA